In Hoplias malabaricus isolate fHopMal1 chromosome 18, fHopMal1.hap1, whole genome shotgun sequence, the genomic window TGTGGCCAGAGTTTGTGGCGGTGTCCTGCAGACGGTCGGCAGATGGCTTCATCACTCCAACGTAATCACGCACTCCAACCTCAAGGTTCCTCACCCTCAGGGCAGCcatgtgcagcttctccagaAAATCAGGCATTcctgtaaaagagagagagagagagagagagagagagagagagagaaagagagagagaaagaaagagagggacagagagagagagaaagagagggacagaaagagagagagagagagagagagagagagagggacagagagagagagaaagagaaagaaagagagggacagaaagagagagagagagagagagagagagagagagagagagggacagagagagagagaaagagaaagaaagagagggacagagagagagagagagagagggacagagagagagagaaagagaaagaaagaaagagagggacagagagagaaagagagagagggacagagagagagagagagggacagagagagagagagaaagagagggacagaaagagagagagagagagagagagggacagagagagagagaaagagaaagagaaagaaagagagggacagagagagagagagagagagagagagaaagaaagagacaggagagggacagagagagacagagttagCAGGTGTTAAGAACTGCAGAACAACTGGATACTCAGTGAAAACCTGTAATAAAATCTTAACATCCTCCAGTGACTAATTGAACATGGATGGAGGGAGAAGCCGAGGGAGAGCTGGACTGATGAAGAGGACGAGTGGACAACAAACGTGACATCAGACGTGAGCATGCAGAGACGATGAAAAGCaggttgctatcagtgtgtggtAAAAACAGTAAAAGATACTCAGCTCTCACTGAACACGAAAACAACTGCAGCTTCAACACAGAAGATTCAGCCGTTTCACATTTAAACTTAAACCAAACGCCACTTATTTTCACCTCCTTTCAACTCAACCTCTCAAAGGAGAAATTAGTCATCATCCTCCAGTAATTCTTCATGCTCTGCTTGAAGCACAGTtattctgacacctagtggctggGATGTTTCACTGATCATGGActtaaactattttaaaatcatCCCCATGTaagggacccactctatggagatTAAGTCGAGtgatttgattcttcatctcaaGTCAGCTGCCCTTTACAGAgacaatataaaacataaaagattGTTGGCTACTTATCTGTCTGCTCCTGAATTAATATCATCACACAGCAAAATTAagaagaagaaatgaaaaaggGGAAGTAGGTGAAGAATAAGGAGAAGGACTCACCGCTGGACACCATCCAGCTGAGACAGTAGCGAGGAAACACAGTCTGAGGGTCGTCACTGTAGGTCAGCAGGTAATCAAAACCATTCTGTGGAAAAATACAGTACATTCACTGTAGAAATGACGTCTCAGACCGGAGTCCTAGAGAACACCACAGGCCTCAGTCTCCAGGTGGGTGTGACAGCcaaataaaagtgtaaatatattcaattaaaaAGTCCCAGTCATCACCTCATCGAAGGTCTTGTGCGGACGGATGACCATCCTGGAGCGGTACGAGCGAACGCGGACATAATCCTGAGACTCGGGGATGTCAGGGTGCTCCACAGCTCTGCACACATTACACATTGGCAATTATGTCTCAAACTTATGTTCATACACGtagtaggggtgggcgatatggctcTAAAACAATATCATGATTTTGGCCATAACTGGAGAtacgacaaaaaaaaaaaaaaagaaacacactaCTTCAACTAAATAGatgttatattaatatcaattatattaaatcaaacacatttaatgtatattaattaatattaaattgttttatttgttataaaacatttcattttactacaaatgtaacttTCAAACTTTCAGAAGTGACACAAataatctgtaaacatttgcttattttgtaaacagtaatttcctttaaacggacactttggaaagaaccatccgctcactccgttatctgtagctcatttcactggcgcttttccaacaatatgggcatgtaaggaccccaacgaaaggtgttcaagagcctctgtaacatggaggtaaacagggtaaggacactcacttcgcctgttttagttggtgttagttaacgttagcttgactcgctaaactcggtgtctcagattatactcggctacgtagctgcattacggaggtttatagtgtcggatgaattcgagttcgacttcgatcacatttacaagaataacggtacctctacatttgagtgtagcttattgctaggctattgtcatgaataatgttggttatttagctagatactgtcataacagtcagtcataacggtgttttaccgcggcgttgttcagctgttgtccaccagtgacgtcacggtcgcgttcgagaatttccgtagggagctcgggtttttccgtcaatttaataaaattgtccgttttaaagcaaattaagctgcaattttcattttaattcatacttatatctgtcagtgactacaataatgtggaatattcatggaggtccattaagtggtgcttagcctttaaagcttcacagtaaataacaaaacaaaaacggaATAGTTGTCGAGTCGGTGGAGGTTCTCTGCTGGGGTTAGAGCTCATTGAACTCTTCTAACGGCATTTTTGATTTCTTGATGTGTGATGTTCTGTAACCACACCCCCTCCACACCACTGAGGCCACTCCCCTTTTTTGGAGCAAACTCCCCCCACCTCAGAGACACTTTCCACTGTACGCCACTGCGCCTAAGACTCATGTAAAAACACGTACGCCGTATTACAGGGAACTGCATGACgccattacgtaaacaagtcaaaACATCTGTTACCCTGATACTATCCTAAGCACTAACTACATTGTTAGAAATGATATTAACCCATAATTCTTTGTTGTACTCATTCAGAGCATTAATACTAATGTTTAATGAATGTTTCCTGTAGAAAAGGCCTATCACAATGGTTTCATCAGCGATTGTACAATAAGTGAATATTACCTCAGTTTAACTCAGTATCGACGACTGTGTTTACTGCTTCTAATTGTTTCCATTAGAATAAACCTCAGCAGTATTTTAGCTGCTCGCTTCGTCCTCTTCTCTGGTCTCTTTCTGGAGCTGTTGTGtggatttgttttaaaaacagtggttttatttgatatatttatatatttttacataccGATAGCAATGTCTGTAGTTTCGCTAAAAGCTCATTGCTTTATAAAGGGGGTGTAATTTCagtatgttttatttacatcagTGGCATAGAATCTGTCTTAAAatttattgcaattatttctGGGATGATACATCGGTCACAGTGCTACACAAGGATCAGGGCTGCTGGGGTTTAACACGGGAGCAATGCAACTGGGGGCTGTGGGAGGGTGTTAATGAAAGGGAAGCGAGAACGAGAACGAGGAGAAAGATGCGTCACAGACCTCCTCCCAGGTAAACGCTTGCTGCTGACCTGCCTCATCTCTTTTACTTTTCCTCTGAAAACACCTGACTAAGCTCAGTTGGTTGAATGGGAGCCTAAAATAAACTATTAGTGCCGTTAACCAGCTTTATCCCCTAATGCGCGGACCAAAGGCGTGAATCAGGCTTCGCAAATCACCAAGGCCAGGGATTAGACGTGAGTGGTTGGATTGATGTTGGCATGGTCTCCCAAGAAATGTCACCAGCTGAAACACTGTACATGTCTCTCTTTTCCCCCCCCTTTGTTTAACACTTGTTCTATATGAGTTAAGATACGATCGCGGTCCATTATAATCAGTACTGTGTTTGAGCTGGAGAGCAGTTCTGGACTGTGTGATGGACATGAATTGCCTGAAGATTTTACCTGGACACTAGAACCATCAAGTTGTTCTCCATGTCCACGTCGTAGCGGCGCACATACACGTAGTCTCTGGAGTACATCGGATACTGCAGGAGACAAACCAGAAGCAGCAGCTTTACAAAGTTACACCATAATTCACATCAATCACCTCTCCGCGCTCCGTCTGTGGAGGAACTGACCCTCACTAACACTGACCTTAAACATTACCACACGTAAGAGgcttaggggtgtgtgtgtgtgtgtgtgtgtgtgtgtgtgtgtgctagagAGAGATAGCAGAGATGAGAAGAAAAGACAAGTAGATTGGGGGGTAGGGAGAGCAAAAAATAGACAAAGTAAGAAGtagtaaaaacataaaatacagaaaaaagaaagaaagaacgcATGAAAGAAACCCATATATTTAGGAAAGAAACAGCTAGAGAGGCAGAtacctctgagagagagagagagagagacactgataTAGTGAGCActcaagagagaaaaaagacagaactaaaaaaggagaaacagcaaaatagtgaggaaaaagataaaaaggagacagagagagatttgtTCGCAATTGAAAACAGACTCTCATATTCATGGCTCAGTAAATAAAGGAGTACTGAGATCTTACAGGGAAATGTGTGGCCCAGTGGATGACCTCAGATCCTGAGCTCCGGTCTCTGTCCACTACGTCCAGTTTAATGACCAGAGAGTCCCACTTCTTCCTGTATTCAGTGTCCAACTGCATCAGAGGAAAACGGATCTTAATTTAACTcagtacgtacacacacaccaaacacacacacacggcacagagagacacaattacacacactggAAAACATTGAGCATGAGCGTTACTAATGTGCGATGGTGATGTTGTATTACAAAAATAAGTTAAATGAAGCAGAACTGTAAAGAGCTGGACAACTGCAACAGTGAAGCCCAGTGCGAGAGACGATTAAATAATCACCAGAGAACAATGGGCACCACTTTCATTCAAATACGAATGTGAATGTGCTCAGTACCTGAACGTTGAAGAACTGCCTGGGGGTGATATCAGTGTATGACCCAAACACTGGAAGAGAGAACGGGAGCAGAAAGAGAGTCAGGATGAGACATTCTGCACAATAACAGTGGAGCTGGATAACTGCTGAGACTCAGATACTCCACTGTTCAAACACAGCGTATAATCCCTACAggaaacaataaaataacatcTGAGGGTGGCCACTGGAGGAGCTGCACCTGATTCTAAGGTCACCAATGTCCATAACATGTGCGCACTAGAGGAGTGTAAACTCAGTGACTCTAAGCTGAGGAGCAGCGCTGTCTGCAGTAATACCTTGATCGAAGTTGGATAAGGAGATGTCCACACACTTTTTGCAATAGATTTAAAAGGGCAAGACTGGACCTGGAATAGAGAGCCCTTTTAAATACCTACAAGCGGTGCGTCTGATTGGACGAGAGAGCGCAGGGTGATGTAAGAGCAGGCGCAGCGCTGAGGAGTAAGGATCAAAAGAGCGTAGATCAATGCTGCGGTGtctgagtatttttttttagacgTGTCCAGAATCGATTTTAGACTGAAACCACGGTTTAAAACAAgtacaatgtttaaaacaactagagcttgtttattttctgataTAATTTACATCAGACAAGCTGTAAAACTCTGGAGTCTAGCTCTATCACTGAATTACAAGTAAACTATTTGGaccaatcagaacaaacactCTGTGTTGTGCGACAACACAACTAGAGTTGCACAATATCACTGTTACAGCTTCGTCATCGTGAAGTGTGTATTTACTGCAGTTCTATGCAGATACCCCCATAAATACCCCATCTTTCTAGAGTGCACTTTTCTTTCCAAGCACAGCTGCTCTGCTCAAATGCGCTGCAATTCTTTtgtatcacaatataaaaagcagaaaaactAAAATCTCAGTATGTTTTGAAATACTACACAGCCCTGATCCCAGCTGTGACCAACAGCCAGTCTTTCACAAGACACTCAGCAGTAAAGCCTCCGACAGCGGTTGTAGAGGACGGACTAAAGCACAGGCAGGAACCTTCACCTACACAAAATAAACTCACTGtaaatcacagaaacattccCCTCCCAGGTCAGAGACTAACCTCTGTACTCAAACAGGTGGCTTCCTTCGACAGGTCTCCTCCAGACTTTGAAGGTTTTCTTCTCGATGACGGCCTCCCAGCCGTTCTCGGTCTCCACTGGATTTCGTTTTGAAACCGACGTCTGCTTTTTCACCGCTTCCAGCGCCTGCAGCTCCCACGCACACCTGCGCAGGGACAGATTCACTGACATTAGCACCAGTGGACATCTACTGGAGTAAAGAGCAGACACCAAATGTACCTCGACTGAGCTACATTTAGGACCGGGGACTGATAGCTGCTCCTTTAAAAGATAATAATTACTCTGAGTTTCCACAGTTTCTCTGTGAAGAATCGTTTTGGATGGAAACAGCGGGATTCATTGTGAGATGTTCCACTCTGGAGAAACTTAGACACAGAACTGTTCACAGCCGTGGTgcatggaaccagacgtctgactGTAAAAGCTCTTTACTGAAACACCGCCTGGTTCCTGAGACATGGTTTCACAGTCATTTAGAGATTGTTTAGACCTTATCACCTCACAAACAGCTATATACCTGCCATAAAAAGACATATAAATTCATTTGTACACGGTCCTGGAGAGTAGCAGGGGCAGGAAAGAAAGGCATGCCTCTGGATACACCGTATCTCTAAACGTTTTCAGATTTCAGTGTAAAATAAGTAACAGGTCGGCAGAGCTACACTTcatcagtgtttctaataaacagGGGGCCACACTGCACTGAATGAGGTTGTGCAGGTTCACCGGTGGTTTTGAATCATAGATTAAATGCCCATATTTTATCTGAAACACCGGGCAGTGTCTCACTCACACTAACAGCCATCACCAGGCACTTAAACAGGAAAGATGCACCTGCTTTGAGGACCAACCTTCTCATTTCATCATCTCTGATCTTCTCATCCTCCCACATGAAAACTCCAGCAAGAGCGGCCATGAGTTTAGACGCCGGAGAATATTTCCCCTGCAGTCTGCGCCAAAAACTGCCCACCAGGGTCCATCTGGTCCTCTCCGAGTACAGATTTGAGTACAACTCTGCAATCTGAAGAGCTCTTCTCAGTCTCTGTCCGGTCACAAAGCTGCAGTGGTTAGCCAGGATGGACAAGAgtccttctttcttcttcttcccgACTCCTCCGGCTCCTTCTGGTGCTTTGCGGAGCCATGAGAAGAAGAGCTCTACTCGTCCATTCAGCCACGTAGCAGGCCTTAGTTTACCAGATCCTGAGATATGAGCCTctctggaggagctggagcacTGCAGGCGGACCGCACGAACGCTGAAGCTGCAAATCGGACGCCGATGGACAGAGGGGAACATGATGGACCAAGATCAAAGTGTGGGGAACCTGAGCATCAACTGTGACCCTGTTGTTTGAAAACAGCTGAGCTCCTCCTTCCAGCAGTTCTGAAAACACAAGACAAAAATGTTCTAAACAGGGCTTCGACCCAGTCTCATTTATTTCTGCGGTACATGGTTAACTAAGTGCAGCAGAACAGGGTCAAGTCCAACTGAATATCAGTGCgcaataaaatacaattaacCCCCATTGACAATCTGAACCCAATAAACATTCAATCCTCTAGAAAATCTGAGTGAgtctaatctttttttttttttggaccaaCCTGAGCTATCCATTGTCTGTCTATACATATACTGTCTATACGCATATTAATGGATACTCTATTAGTtccacacacccctccaccactCATCTGCATCCTGAAAGCCCTAACCTCCAAATCAACAGGACTGGGTCCATTGGGTTTGTGACTTATTAAAGCATTGCTGTCTGAAGCCAATATTTCAGACAGTCTTTGGATCTTCACTGTTTCAAAGGGAAATTGCTCATCCACTGCACTGGCCACTTACTTCACTCGTGATACACTTTTTAGCATAAAATCCACCACACAAACTAACAAGGTCAAACATTTGACTCTCACAGGAAGTGGGATTTCAGAAAGAAGGGTTTTCTACAGGAAGGCACCTTTCTGCATTTGTGCAATATGTTGGATTTAAGGTAAAACCTTTACATtacttattaaaaatgtaataatgacTACTTTAATCTTAGGCATGTTATATTTCCTATGAAGAGGGGACATTTGAGCATGTTTGCAATGTGTTATGGGTTCATGCAAAAGCTTTCCAAAAGCAGTAAGAGCTGTCTCTCTGTGCACATACCTGTCTAGCTGATCCCCATTCAGTTGAAGAGCATGGTACCTGGTAAATACCATGCAATGTCAAAGCACATGGACCAGGCTGCCTGCTAACACAGGAAATTCAACCAAAACCTGCACGAAACAGAGGACACGGCTCTAAACATTAGCTCTGAACAGAGAAAACTCGATTTTACAGGCACACAATGCTGAAAAGGAATACAAAAGACTCTAAAATAGAGAAAGCAGTTTGACATTAGCCTGGTTAGCTTACTAGCTTTAGCTTAGCCCTCTAAacacatagaaacacacactttgtaaataaacaacCCTGGGGCTTCAGGGATCCACGGAAACTAATAAACCACACATTACAGCTGTACCAGGGGCTCCCTTTTCTCCACATTCCGCATTAAAACAGCACTTCTCACCAGTTTTCTCCCACTTATTAACTCTAGTGTACACTGTCCGTCCTCATGCTCTGAAAGGCTCTCAGAGTAGCCTGCCCCATAAAGACCCGCCCATATCTTGTTTATAGCGTTCTGATTGGTTCGCTACTACAACTCTCTCTACTACTATTGGGTCGCTGATGTGTCCGTCAAATTTCCAAGCCTAATATTTCCCCTGTTCACTTCCTCCCTACGCCCTAACTAGACACATAAATAGAAGGATAGAATGAAGAAATTATCGCtaggtactgtttatttctgtgttttattcctATAGAAATATTTACACGTTTGAATTTGTTTCACTGAATCACACCAGAGttacagccattttatttacggttaacacatatttacagcacttgAAAAAAGCAAACACACCTAATATGGAAATAATGGAAAACAATATGCATATTTGAAatgcacaatttaaaaaataaatatattttaatgtatgttttaatcaaAATAATCAATGAATCCAAGGTGACACAGTGAGGCAATAGGTATCCACACGGCTccggggtcctggggttgtgggttcgagccctgcctCTAGTGAATTTCTTTGAGGACTGTGGTGTCTTCTTCtgcatgtccatgtgggtttcctccaggcttcctcccacaatccaaaaacacctgTTGCTGTATTGGATAGgctgctcaaaagtgttcataggtgtgagtgtgtggggccccatctagggtgtgttcctgccttgtgcccaaagataatgaattaatttaactTGATATAATTTGGATCTGGCTAACTGACAAATCTTGCTTTGTGgaataacctccaggtccctaaaatgcataatttaaatatgaatatatttatattttatagcaCAGattattcaaacattgtattatTTACTGGATTTTTACAATGTCTTAAATATGTTTTGTCTGATGTCTGTGTATATACAAATGTCTTGCCAACGTTTTCACATTTGTTTAAggttgcctgtctttgtttctacatatatatataatcaccaACAAAAGGAAACAGCACTACAAAATGGCTGGCGCCCTGCGTAGTGCACTACGTTTCGGAGTGGAACGCGCCCAGGTCTTTGCTCGTATGCGCGAGCACGCTGAGGTGACTCATGCGGTTTTACAACGTGATGTTTTTTAGAATGATCCTGAGTCAGCTCTCTTGAGGATTTACAAGCGTTAAACATAGAcctaaaacataataaaactgGCCCCAGATCAGACTGTGGTTGTTTCTGAGGCCTGTCTGGAGGCCCCTTCACTGCTTTAAAGGTTAAAAGGTGAACTATGAGCCTGCC contains:
- the stard7 gene encoding stAR-related lipid transfer protein 7, mitochondrial — translated: MFPSVHRRPICSFSVRAVRLQCSSSSREAHISGSGKLRPATWLNGRVELFFSWLRKAPEGAGGVGKKKKEGLLSILANHCSFVTGQRLRRALQIAELYSNLYSERTRWTLVGSFWRRLQGKYSPASKLMAALAGVFMWEDEKIRDDEMRRCAWELQALEAVKKQTSVSKRNPVETENGWEAVIEKKTFKVWRRPVEGSHLFEYRVFGSYTDITPRQFFNVQLDTEYRKKWDSLVIKLDVVDRDRSSGSEVIHWATHFPYPMYSRDYVYVRRYDVDMENNLMVLVSRAVEHPDIPESQDYVRVRSYRSRMVIRPHKTFDENGFDYLLTYSDDPQTVFPRYCLSWMVSSGMPDFLEKLHMAALRVRNLEVGVRDYVGVMKPSADRLQDTATNSGHIYA